One Catharus ustulatus isolate bCatUst1 chromosome 2, bCatUst1.pri.v2, whole genome shotgun sequence genomic window carries:
- the LOC116992703 gene encoding thyroid hormone-inducible hepatic protein-like, translating to MEQYFSATQKMEQEVMFPSLLRGVFPQQEGAAPAAESRTDLYERYQLLKAIKPMVEKGLASVGDQSPTGADADVDASSDSNEAGDAQLEERLSHHLTGLQQVLTHLTRDTNALTRRYSQILEQINLSEGQPSW from the coding sequence ATGGAGCAGTACTTCTCAGCCACCCAGAAGATGGAGCAGGAGGTGATGTTCCCCAGCCTGCTCCGAGGGGTCTTCCCGCAGCAGGagggggcagccccggccgcgGAGAGCCGCACGGACCTGTACGAGCGCTACCAGCTCCTCAAGGCCATCAAGCCCATGGTGGAGAAAGGCCTGGCCTCTGTCGGGGACCAGAGCCCCACCGGTGCGGACGCCGACGTGGACGCGTCCTCGGACAGCAACGAGGCCGGAGATGCCCAGCTCGAGGAGCGCCTGTCCCACCACCTGACTGGCCTGCAGCAGGTCCTCACCCACCTGACCAGGGACACCAACGCCCTGACCCGGAGGTACAGCCAGATCCTGGAGCAGATCAACCTCAGCGAGGGCCAGCCCAGCTGGTGA